GGTtatctttgaagaaaaattatcagTAAATAtagtttgctttttatCATTAGATCCCGTTTGTATCCTATGTAGTGTTTCCtttggtttgattgatttgCAAAAGGATCTTAAATCATCTATTAGTAAAATCGATAATTGTAGGCTGAACTTTCCTCCTATTTCAATCTTCATATTGGTTAAAAACTCTCTCGTTGCTGACAAAGCAGGTATCGTCCTCAAATTGCTTAATTTATAGGGCCAACACCTAGTCCAACTCTGAACATCTTCGTTTATTGAATCATCCCCCTTAATCAGATAATCGATGGATTTTATCAGCTCTAAGCAGTTATCCAACTTGTTCTCCTCATACATTGACTTACACTCATCTGTTTTGTTCAGCACTAACTTCGCCTGTAATAATCCCTGTTCTAGTTTCTCTACATTCTTCCTCTTAAAAATCATTTCTAAAtgtgaaattttttttcttatattCTCTGCGTCAATGGTCTTGATATTCTGTGCTAGCTCCTTAAGCTCGCTCATTGTGTCCAAGGCTCTTTTCTGAATATTGTCAACTTCACTTAGCgcatgaaaaaatttgtgtGAGGATTTGGATATCTCTGTAACCAGTAATGTTTCTACGATATCCAAAAAATCGTTTAGCCTGTCCCTCAACTCAGAAAAAGCCTCATCCCTTTCCGCTTGTCTCTTCATGTCTAGTTTcgttaaaaataaatcgATAGCGTCCAACACTTTATGAAAAGTTCGAGGGTTATCTAATTGAAATTTGTCTGAAAAGTAAAAGTCAGGTATACTATTTATTAGCTCGGCATCCCCTTGCCTCAGATTTGCTTCAAACGACTCCTCATGCATATTTTCCCCTTCTCGCAGTTCTTTTAACTGTTCCATCTGATTCATGTTTCTTATATTATTTGTGctttgaaatatttggtaATCACTTTTAATGTTTTTGACGTATTCGATAACATGAGTTTTCCAATGGTCATCCAGATCATTTTTGCTTAGGCTAACTTGTGGAATATCAGCAACAGTGGGGTAATTGAGCCAGTTTTTCCTCCTTGTGTTCATCACAATTTCATAGATGGAGTTATTTCCCAATGGCGAAAAGTCCATGGACCCACTATgtgtttcattttcaaaaccGAATGATCTACTATTTGCAACAGATAGTGTCCTAGAATCAAAACTTCTTCGCGGCGTTATTGAATCCAGACTTAATCTCGAAGATCTTCTCGCTCTTGGTGTGACACTGCCAGATATACTTAACAAGTCGTCATTAAGGGAAGTATCACCCTCTATAGTAAAAGAGCCACTATCACTATTACGAGAAGGCGATCCCTCAGGAACAACAATTTTAGGACGACCAGCCGCTTTTTGCAGTCCCTGGCTTTTATTATGAGGTGTTTCGCTTATTGACATTGGCCAGATACCTCACCAAACCTTTAAATTGTTTTAATACTGCTTTAGGATATCAATACTGCCAATTACTGTAAGCTCTGCCTAAAACAAAGTTGTGCCTAAAACAAGCCGTGTCGTAGTTTGTTTTGTTTACTTTCTAGACTGTTGTGTGGTGTCTTCTTtataaaggaaaaaccCTTTAAAGATCGAAGAAAACATTGATTGTACTCTATCTGAAAATCATTACCCACGAACATATCTTAGATCAGCTGCGTTTAATTGCTAATATATAGAACACACATACGACTATGGAAGCTCAAGAAGTTCTTGTACATAAGTACCAAATATTGTAAAGGTATAAAgaagttttgaaatctgGAGCGAATTTAATTGTGTACGTAAAATAACTGCTTCGCTGTCTACATTTGTCCTTGACAATGCCAGTCGATTACAGCTTACTTGGATCCTAAAGACGGCACTGATCCACACTACctggatttttattttctcttcatGTTGACttcaaaattctttcttctaACTGCTGtcatttccattttcttgtGGCTTGACGTCACTCTTTTTCCAAGAGTGCAAGTACTTGCTTGCCATACCTCTTGCATTCTGCACCACTTTGTGTAAGCTTTCATTACTCGAATCCGTCAAAGACGCTTCTTTTCTAGTGGTTTGCACGCTATCAACTTTCTTGTCCTTTAGCTTACTAGCATTATTTATATGGCAGTTTTCAAATCCTTTTGCCAAAGTGTCCATTTCTGAGTGATCTTGATGGTCCATCATATTTCCCCCGGAAACAACAGACTTGATAGATTCATTTCTAGGAGAGAAATAACCCTCTATGGCAACATCACTCGCCCCCACTTCGGCTGGTGAAGGAGTATTATTTACAATTCTAAAGCTTTGTGAACTATCGGACGCTTTTGGCTGCTTTGGAAGggcttttttcttctgagATGATATGTTTGCTGGTGTCACACTGCCTTTCAATACGCTTCGATTAACCAGCTGACTGTTAGCGGGTAATGGTCTTTGTTCCTCCTCGCTGCTACTCTCTTCTTCACTATC
This is a stretch of genomic DNA from Saccharomyces cerevisiae S288C chromosome IV, complete sequence. It encodes these proteins:
- the VPS54 gene encoding Vps54p (Component of the GARP (Golgi-associated retrograde protein) complex; GARP is required for the recycling of proteins from endosomes to the late Golgi, and for mitosis after DNA damage induced checkpoint arrest; potentially phosphorylated by Cdc28p; members of the GARP complex are Vps51p-Vps52p-Vps53p-Vps54p), which codes for MSISETPHNKSQGLQKAAGRPKIVVPEGSPSRNSDSGSFTIEGDTSLNDDLLSISGSVTPRARRSSRLSLDSITPRRSFDSRTLSVANSRSFGFENETHSGSMDFSPLGNNSIYEIVMNTRRKNWLNYPTVADIPQVSLSKNDLDDHWKTHVIEYVKNIKSDYQIFQSTNNIRNMNQMEQLKELREGENMHEESFEANLRQGDAELINSIPDFYFSDKFQLDNPRTFHKVLDAIDLFLTKLDMKRQAERDEAFSELRDRLNDFLDIVETLLVTEISKSSHKFFHALSEVDNIQKRALDTMSELKELAQNIKTIDAENIRKKISHLEMIFKRKNVEKLEQGLLQAKLVLNKTDECKSMYEENKLDNCLELIKSIDYLIKGDDSINEDVQSWTRCWPYKLSNLRTIPALSATREFLTNMKIEIGGKFSLQLSILLIDDLRSFCKSIKPKETLHRIQTGSNDKKQTIFTDNFSSKITELIVRLNRCEELTSAFDLYREKSITELKSIIKIYLPTENAHADNNHDEKHLNNGSTSGSKLSRLIKEQTPAEFQSMLVNIFTHALEALRRLYGHQKLLLDISLNELASVKSPNENQHNMITQLDIRTGINEIIRIIQLRTGKIIAVRRELNLSLRYDYFLKFYAICVIFIQECEVLSGEFLTKYLSNVLASQIKHYANAQSSKNYRNIKKKIDAEEWIPYIVDSSIQSDVNDIVSSIDIDPLSWTTILDMVGGSHDCENGRSEDKEKDEGNETYQGHRKSVVVGDKTFVASSSLLATIEVIKELMVLSINLPSIYLSNFEKLCYDALQYYNSSAMASVTQPGNSLLKTGRNLSIMGESLDCLAEFVIIVQRFYQRLSNSNRDFEPFDASHYTTLLGQFQASSNKIYMANAPPPPV